The proteins below are encoded in one region of Hordeum vulgare subsp. vulgare chromosome 3H, MorexV3_pseudomolecules_assembly, whole genome shotgun sequence:
- the LOC123441111 gene encoding uncharacterized protein LOC123441111, protein MYRSFRFAMAGFHLLFLVLALTFWCNSAVAAAVDDQPRPKQEVCMGSSSSSCPEAVEAEPLKEEVSAYFRHAGRTIQVDFVLPADNSAVATGDEDLQLRQEAMAQAITVLSRYSKETTDEETLKRAMGVVNLEAQRWKPIFRAVNRVMESGADDRTKEEAFAQAREMLNRDLGQEGPNALKIDFGYL, encoded by the coding sequence ATGTATCGATCCTTTCGATTCGCCATGGCCGGCTTCCACCTCCTCTTCCTCGTGCTTGCCCTGACCTTTTGGTGCAACAGCGCTGTCGCCGCCGCGGTTGATGACCAGCCGCGGCCAAAGCAGGAGGTCTGCATggggtcctcttcttcctcgtgcccgGAAGCCGTTGAAGCCGAGCCGCTCAAGGAGGAGGTCAGCGCGTACTTCAGACATGCTGGTCGCACCATCCAAGTCGACTTCGTCCTCCCCGCCGACAACAGCGCAGTCGCCACTGGGGACGAGGACCTGCAGCTGCGGCAGGAGGCCATGGCGCAGGCCATTACGGTCCTCTCCCGCTACAGCAAAGAGACCACCGACGAGGAGACTCTCAAACGGGCGATGGGGGTGGTGAACCTCGAGGCCCAGCGGTGGAAGCCCATCTTCAGGGCCGTCAACAGGGTGATGGAGAGCGGCGCCGACGACCGCACCAAGGAGGAGGCGTTCGCCCAGGCCAGGGAGATGCTCAACCGAGACCTCGGCCAGGAAGGTCCCAACGCCCTCAAGATCGACTTTGGGTATCTTTGA